From one Henningerozyma blattae CBS 6284 chromosome 1, complete genome genomic stretch:
- the GAS2 gene encoding 1,3-beta-glucanosyltransferase (similar to Saccharomyces cerevisiae GAS2 (YLR343W); ancestral locus Anc_4.174), producing MKRYFVKTSIVLTFILLLSRVLTKVNGETKTDNGLINLPIIEIVGNKFFNSETGEQFFMKGIAYQPRRTMQQLEEATGVFETKYLDPLADEKMCLRDIPYLKKLNINTIRVYSIDPEKDHDICMNALSKEGIYVLLDLSEPDVSIVRNEPTWDTNIWERYTKVIDTMEKYHNILGFFAGNEVTNDKTNTHASPFVKAAIRDVKVYIKEKGYREIPVGYSTNDDADTRSNLAKYFICGDVKADFYGINMYEWCGYSSYGTSGYRERTAEFKDYPVPVFFSEFGCNLIRPRPFTEVTALYGTKMSGIWSGGLVYMYFEEENHYGVVKIDPHGNVVELEDFKYLKDEFAKAQPIGTTKEEFLKELNESKPFKEYECPDQFKYPLWKANKNLPPSPNRIKCECLYDNLPCLMSPLIEPENSEYKRLFDYICHEVDCSDIVADGSKGLYGKYSDCSVYEKLSLEISKFYYQLNKNDRVCPITHKNVFYNIKSERTEDNVTKCKDIINTFKEHVTNNRMKSSSIAKEEDKDKKGTTKQLARDNSKDEKNNDKAKLDGSEPSVVLDTDDIHEQYRKESQGNQLSILDMNFIGALMIIALIVNCIY from the coding sequence ATGAAAAGGTATTTTGTTAAAACTTCTATAGTTTTAACTTTTATATTACTCTTGAGTAGGGTACTAACAAAAGTTAATGGTGAGACTAAAACTGATAATggtttaattaatttaccAATAATTGAGATTGTTGGgaacaaatttttcaattcagaAACTGGTGAACAATTTTTCATGAAAGGTATTGCATATCAGCCAAGACGTACTATGCAACAATTAGAAGAAGCTACAGGTGTTTttgaaacaaaatatttagatcCTTTAGCGGATGAAAAAATGTGTTTAAGAGATATAccatatttgaaaaaattaaatattaatacaattCGTgtatattcaattgatcCAGAGAAGGATCATGATATCTGTATGAATGCCTTATCAAAAGAAGGGATCTATGTATTACTAGATTTATCTGAACCCGATGTTTCAATTGTAAGAAATGAGCCAACATGGGATACAAATATTTGGGAAAGATATACTAAAGTGATTGACACAATGGAAAAGtatcataatattttagGATTTTTCGCTGGGAATGAAGTCACAAATGATAAGACAAACACACATGCATCACCATTCGTCAAAGCAGCAATTAGAGATGTTAAAGTATATATCAAGGAAAAGGGTTATAGGGAAATTCCAGTGGGTTATTCTACTAATGATGATGCTGATACAAGGTCTAACCTTGCAAAGTATTTCATATGTGGAGATGTTAAGGCAGATTTTTATGGTATTAATATGTACGAATGGTGTGGTTATTCTTCGTATGGTACAAGTGGGTACCGTGAAAGAACTGcagaatttaaagattatcCAGTTCCAGTGTTTTTCTCAGAATTTGGATGTAATTTAATTAGACCAAGACCATTTACTGAAGTTACAGCTCTTTATGGTACTAAGATGAGTGGTATTTGGTCAGGTGGTTTagtatatatgtattttgaagaagaaaatcaTTATGGTGTTGTAAAGATTGATCCACATGGTAACGTTGTTGAATTGGAAGATTTCAAATACTTGAAGGATGAATTTGCTAAAGCACAACCAATTGGAACTACCAAGGAAGAGtttttgaaagaattaaatgaaagtAAAccatttaaagaatatgaATGTCCTGATCAATTCAAATACCCATTATGGAAGGCTAATAAAAACTTACCACCATCACCAAATCGTATTAAATGTGAATGCTTATACGATAATTTACCATGCTTGATGTCACCTTTAATTGAACCTGAAAATTCCGAATACAAGagattatttgattatatTTGCCATGAGGTTGATTGTTCAGATATTGTTGCCGATGGATCTAAAGGGCTATATGGGAAATATTCTGATTGTTCAGTTTATGAAAAACTATCTCTTGAAATtagtaaattttattaccaATTAAATAAGAATGATAGAGTTTGCCCTATTACTCATAAGAatgtattttataatatcaaGAGTGAAAGAACTGAAGATAATGTAACTAAATGTAAAGATATCATCAATACATTTAAAGAGCATGTTACAAATAATCGAATGAAGAGCAGTAGCATAgcaaaagaagaagacaAAGATAAGAAAGGCACCACCAAGCAATTAGCAAGAGATAATAGTAAAGAtgagaaaaataatgacaAAGCCAAGCTAGATGGTTCTGAGCCTTCAGTTGTGCTAGATACGGATGATATTCATGAACAATATCGTAAAGAAAGTCAAGGTAACCAGCTTTCTATCTTGGATATGAATTTCATTGGTGCTTTAATGATTATTGCATTAATAGTTAATTGtatatattga
- the GLC7 gene encoding type 1 serine/threonine-protein phosphatase catalytic subunit GLC7 (similar to Saccharomyces cerevisiae GLC7 (YER133W); ancestral locus Anc_8.159), protein MEATQVDVDNIIDRLLEVRGSKPGQQVDLEEHEIRYLCSKARSIFIKQPILLELEAPIKICGDIHGQYYDLLRLFEYGGFPPESNYLFLGDYVDRGKQSLETICLLLAYKIKYPENFFILRGNHECASINRIYGFYDECKRRYNIKLWKTFTDCFNCLPIAAIIDEKIFCMHGGLSPDLNSMEQIRRVMRPTDIPDVGLLCDLLWSDPDKDIVGWSENDRGVSFTFGPDVVNRFLQKQDMELICRAHQVVEDGYEFFSKRQLVTLFSAPNYCGEFDNAGAMMSVDESLLCSFQILKPAQKSLPRQQGKKKK, encoded by the coding sequence ATGGAGGCTACTCAAGTGGATGTAGACAATATTATCGATAGATTGTTAGAAGTCAGGGGTTCCAAGCCGGGACAACAAGTCGACTTGGAGGAACATGAGATTAGATATCTGTGTTCAAAGGCAAGatctatatttatcaaaCAACCTATCCTATTAGAACTAGAAGCACCAATCAAGATCTGTGGTGATATCCATGGTCAATATTACGATCTGCtaagattatttgaatacGGTGGTTTCCCACCAGAATCcaattatttgtttttagGTGATTATGTCGATAGAGGTAAACAATCCTTGGAAACAATTTGTTTGTTATTAGcctataaaattaaatatccAGAAAATTTCTTCATATTGAGAGGTAATCATGAATGTGCTTctattaatagaatttacGGGTTCTACGATGAGTGTAAAAGAcgttataatattaaattatggAAAACATTTACAGattgttttaattgtttgCCAATTGCTGCaattattgatgaaaaaatcTTCTGTATGCATGGTGGTCTATCACCTGATTTGAATAGTATGGAACAAATTAGAAGGGTTATGAGACCAACTGATATACCAGATGTTGGGTTGTTATGTGACTTGTTATGGTCTGATCCTGATAAAGATATAGTAGGCTGGAGTGAAAATGATAGAGGTGTATCTTTCACGTTCGGTCCAGATGTTGTAAATAGATTCCTTCAAAAACAAGACATGGAATTGATCTGTAGAGCTCATCAAGTCGTCGAAGATGGttatgaatttttttcaaagagGCAATTAGTAACCTTATTCAGTGCTCCTAACTATTGTGGTGAATTCGATAATGCAGGTGCTATGATGAGTGTTGATGAAAGTTTGTTATGTTCTTTCCAAATCTTAAAACCAGCTCAAAAGAGTCTTCCAAGGCAACAGGgtaagaagaagaaatag
- the TBLA0A08870 gene encoding 1,3-beta-glucan synthase (similar to Saccharomyces cerevisiae GSC2 (YGR032W) and FKS1 (YLR342W); ancestral locus Anc_4.173) has product MQDIPDMQNMQDMQDPNMYVDQSQMQMQYDDYGNPIYPNQGQYNNNQYDQYQYQDPSQMQQDMNGNYYNQPNGFQQDPENFSDFSSYGPPGTPGYDNYDQSGQYTPSQMTYDDPNMSGTSTPYGQYDPNTIAMALPNDPYPAWTADSQSPVTIEQIEDVFIDLTNRFGFQRDSMRNMFDHFMTLLDSRSSRMSPDQALLSLHADYIGGDTANYKKWYFAAQLDMDDQVGFRNMNLGKIKKKRLRAKKKNKKKIEETNTEEDAENTLKELEGDNSLEAADFRWKVKMNEMTPLERVRQISLYLLMWGEANQVRFTSECLCFIYKCGLDYLDSPLCQQRAEPMPEGDFLNRIITPIYKYIRNQVYEVQDGRFVKREKDHDKIVGYDDVNQLFWYPEGLTKIIFEDGEKLTDLPSEERYLRLGDVDWNDVFFKTYKESRTWLHLITNFNRIWIMHITVYWMYCAYNAPTFYTHNYQQLVNNQPLAAYRWASAALGGTLASLIQIVATLCEWAFVPRKWAGAQHLSRRFWLLLVIFGINLGPIIFVFAYDKDDVYSVATHAVSAVMFFIAVATLIFFSIMPLGGLFTPYMKKKTRRYVSSQTFTANFAPLKGIDMWLSYLVWVTVFAAKYSESYYFLILSLRDPLRILSTMDMRCTGEYWWGDVLCKQQAKIVLGLMVATDFILFFLDTYLWYILVNTIFSVGKSFYLGISILTPWRNIFTRLPKRIYSKILATNDMEIKYKPKVLISQVWNAIIISMYREHLLAIDHVQRLLYHQVPSEIEGKRTLRAPTFFVSQDDNNFETEFFPRNSEAERRISFFAQSLATPIPEPLPVDNMPTFTVLTPHYAERILLSLREIIREDDQFSRVTLLEYLKQLHPVEWDCFVKDTKILAEETAAYDEEETGEKNDALKTQIDDLPFYCIGFKSAAPEYTLRTRIWASLRFQTLYRTVSGFMNYARAIKLLYRVENPEIVQMFGGNAEGLEKELEKMARRKFKFVVSMQRLAKFKPHEMENAEFLLRAYPDLQIAYLDEEPPLNEGEEPRIYSALIDGHCEILDNGRRRPKFRVQLSGNPILGDGKSDNQNHALIFYRGEYIQLIDANQDNYLEECLKIRSVLAEFEELNVENVNPYSPSLTYEEQTTNHPVAIVGAREYIFSENSGVLGDVAAGKEQTFGTLFARTLSQIGGKLHYGHPDFVNATYMTTRGGISKAQKGLHLNEDIYAGMNALLRGGRIKHCEYYQCGKGRDLGFGTILNFNTKIGAGMGEQMLSREYYYLGTQLPIDRFLSFYYAHPGFHLNNLFIQLSLQMFMLTLVNMNALAHESIFCIYNRNKPITDILYPIGCYNLSPVVDWVRRYTLSIFIVFFIAFVPIVVQELIERGVWKATLRFFRHILSLSPMFEVFAGQVYSNALLMDMSVGGARYISTGRGFATARIPFSILYSRFANSAIYMGARSMLMLFFGTCSHWQAPLLWFWASLSSLLFSPFLFNPHQFSWEDYFLDYRDYIRWLSRGNGKYHRNSWIGYVRMSRSRSTGFKKKLTGDDSEKSAGDANRAQRWNLIISDLLPCAVYAAGCFVAFTFINAQTGVHTTVDDRVNSVIRLIICTLAPIAVDLGVLFFCMCMACCSGPLFNMCCKKTASVMAGFAHGVAVVIHIIMFIVMWVLEGFNWSRMLLGCVASIQCQRFIFQCMSVFLLTREMKNDRSNTAFWTGKWYGNKMGYMAWTQPSRELCAKVIELSEFAADFVLGHVIMFVQFPIVCIPGIDKFHSMMLFWLKPSRQIRPPIYSLKQTRLRKKMIKKYMGLYFTVFIIFLACIIGPAVASNRVYNIGSSLTGVFHNIVQPRNVSNNDTGYSMSTYASHYYTHTPSLKTWSTIK; this is encoded by the coding sequence ATGCAAGATATACCAGATATGCAAAACATGCAAGACATGCAAGATCCAAACATGTACGTGGATCAATctcaaatgcaaatgcaatACGATGATTATGGGAACCCAATTTACCCAAATCAAGGTCAATATAACAACAACCAATACGATCAATACCAATATCAAGATCCATCTCAAATGCAACAAGATATGAACGGTAATTATTACAATCAACCAAATGGGTTCCAGCAGGATCCAGAAAACTTCTCTGATTTCTCCTCTTATGGTCCACCAGGCACTCCAGGTTATGATAATTATGATCAATCTGGTCAATATACACCATCTCAAATGACTTATGATGATCCAAACATGTCTGGTACTTCTACTCCATACGGCCAATACGATCCAAATACCATTGCCATGGCTTTACCAAATGATCCTTATCCAGCTTGGACTGCTGATTCTCAATCTCCAGTAACCATTGAACAAATTGAAGATGTTTTCATTGATTTGACAAATAGATTTGGTTTCCAAAGAGATTCGATGAGAAACATGTTTGATCATTTCATGACTTTGTTAGATTCCAGATCCTCGAGAATGTCTCCAGATCAAGCTCTTTTATCCCTTCATGCTGATTATATTGGGGGTGATACTgcaaattataaaaaatggtATTTTGCTGCTCAATTAGATATGGATGATCAAGTCGGTTTTAGAAATATGAACTTGGGTAAGATTAAAAAGAAGAGATTAAGAGccaagaagaagaataaGAAGAAGATCGAAGAAACTAATACCGAAGAAGATGCAGAAAATACTttgaaagaattggaaGGTGATAATTCTTTAGAAGCTGCTGATTTCAGATGGAAAGTGAAGATGAATGAAATGACTCCTTTGGAAAGAGTAAGACAAATTTCcttatatttattgatgTGGGGTGAAGCCAATCAAGTTAGATTCACTTCCGAATGTTTATGTTTCATTTATAAATGTGGTTTGGATTATTTAGACTCGCCATTATGTCAACAAAGAGCCGAACCAATGCCCGAAGGtgatttcttaaatagaatcATCACTccaatttataaatatattagaaatcAAGTCTATGAAGTTCAAGATGGTAGATTTGTCAAACGTGAAAAAGATCATGATAAGATCGTCGGTTATGATGATGTTAATCAATTATTCTGGTATCCAGAAGGTTTAACTAAAATCATCTTTGAAGATggtgaaaaattaactGATTTACCTTCAGAAGAAAGATATTTAAGACTAGGTGATGTCGATTGGAATGATGTTTTCTTCAAAACTTATAAAGAATCAAGAACTTGGTTACATTTGATTACCAATTTCAATCGTATTTGGATCATGCATATCACCGTTTATTGGATGTATTGTGCTTATAACGCTCCAACTTTCTACACTCATAACTATCAACAATTGGTTAACAATCAACCTTTAGCTGCTTATAGATGGGCTTCTGCGGCCCTTGGTGGTACTTTAGCTTCATTGATTCAAATTGTCGCTACTCTTTGTGAATGGGCTTTTGTTCCAAGAAAATGGGCTGGTGCTCAACATTTGTCAAGAAGATTTTGGTTATTATTGGTTATTTTCGGTATTAATTTAGGTCCTATTATTTTCGTCTTCGCTTATGATAAAGATGACGTTTATTCTGTTGCCACTCATGCCGTTTCTGCAGTTATGTTTTTCATTGCTGTTGCTACTTTGATTTTCTTCTCTATTATGCCATTAGGTGGATTATTTACTCCTTACATGAAAAAGAAGACAAGACGTTATGTATCTTCTCAAACTTTCACTGCTAATTTTGCTCCATTGAAAGGTATTGATATGTGGTTATCCTATTTGGTTTGGGTTACTGTCTTTGCTGCCAAGTACTCCGAATCTTACTACTTCTTGATTCTTTCCTTAAGAGATCCTTTAAGAATTTTATCTACCATGGATATGAGATGTACTGGTGAATATTGGTGGGGTGATGTCTTATGTAAACAACAAGCAAAGATTGTTTTAGGTTTAATGGTCGCTACCGATTTCATCTTATTCTTCTTAGATACTTATTTGTGGTACATTTTGGTCAATACTATCTTCTCTGTTGGTAAATCTTTCTACTTAGGTATTTCTATCTTGACTCCATggagaaatatttttacaagATTACCAAAGAGAATTTACTCCAAGATCTTGGCTACTAATGATAtggaaattaaatataaaccAAAGGTTTTAATTTCTCAAGTTTGGAACGCTATTATTATCTCCATGTATAGAGAACATTTATTAGCTATTGATCACGTTCAAAGATTATTATATCATCAAGTCCCATCTGAAATTGAAGGTAAGAGAACTTTAAGAGCTCCAACTTTCTTTGTCTCTcaagatgataataatttcgaAACTGAATTCTTCCCAAGAAATTCTGAAGCTGAACGTCGTATTTCTTTCTTTGCCCAATCTTTAGCTACTCCAATTCCTGAACCGTTACCTGTTGACAACATGCCAACTTTCACTGTCTTGACTCCTCATTATGCTGAAAGAAtcttattatcattaagaGAAATTATTCGTGAAGATGATCAATTTTCAAGAGTTACTTTACtagaatatttgaaacaattaCATCCAGTTGAATGGGATTGTTTTGTTAAGGATACAAAGATCTTAGCTGAAGAAACTGCTGCctatgatgaagaagaaactGGTGAAAAGAACGATGCTTTGAAGACTCAAATCGATGATTTACCATTCTACTGTATTGGTTTCAAGTCAGCTGCTCCTGAATACACCTTAAGAACCCGTATCTGGGCTTCCTTAAGATTCCAAACTTTGTACCGTACTGTTTCTGGTTTTATGAATTACGCAAGAGCTATTAAATTGTTATACCGTGTAGAAAACCCTGAAATTGTTCAAATGTTTGGTGGTAACGCTGAAGGTTTAGAAAAGGAATTGGAAAAGATGGCAAGAAGAAAGTTCAAATTTGTTGTTTCTATGCAAAGATTGGCTAAATTTAAACCACATGAAATGGAAAATGCTGAATTCTTACTAAGAGCTTATCCTGATTTACAAATTGCTTATTTGGATGAAGAACCTCCATTAAATGAAGGTGAAGAACCAAGAATTTACTCCGCTTTAATTGATGGTCATTGTGAAATCTTAGATAACGGTAGAAGACGTCCAAAGTTCAGAGTTCAGTTATCTGGTAACCCAATTTTAGGTGATGGTAAATCTgataatcaaaatcatgCTTTGATTTTCTACAGAGGTGAATATATCCAATTGATTGATGCTAACCAAGATAATTATTTGGAAGAATGTTTGAAGATTAGATCTGTATTGGCTGAATTCGAAGAATTAAATGTGGAAAATGTTAACCCATACTCTCCAAGTTTAACTTATGAAGAACAAACTACTAATCATCCTGTTGCTATTGTTGGTGCAagagaatatattttctctGAAAATTCAGGTGTTTTAGGTGATGTTGCTGCAGGTAAGGAACAAACTTTTGGTACTCTTTTCGCTCGTACTTTATCTCAAATTGGTGGTAAATTACATTATGGTCATCCGGATTTCGTTAACGCTACTTATATGACAACAAGAGGTGGTATTTCTAAGGCTCAAAAGGGTTTACATTTGAACGAAGATATTTATGCAGGTATGAACGCCTTATTAAGAGGTGGTAGAATCAAGCACTGTGAATATTATCAATGTGGTAAAGGTAGAGATTTAGGTTTTGGTacaattttgaatttcaacACAAAGATTGGTGCTGGTATGGGTGAACAAATGTTATCTCgtgaatattattacttagGTACTCAATTACCAATTGATCGTTTCTTATCTTTCTACTATGCCCATCCTGGTTTCCATTTGAATAACTTGTTTATTCAATTGTCTTTGCAAATGTTCATGTTAACCTTGGTCAATATGAATGCTTTAGCCCATGAATCTATTTTCTGTATCTATAACAGAAATAAACCAATCACTGATATTCTATATCCAATCGGTTGTTACAACTTATCTCCAGTCGTTGATTGGGTTAGACGTTATACTTTATCTATTTTCATCGTTTTCTTCATTGCCTTTGTCCCAATTGTAGTTCAAGAATTGATTGAACGTGGTGTTTGGAAAGCTACTTTGAGATTCTTCCGTCATATTCTATCTTTATCTCCAATGTTTGAAGTTTTCGCTGGTCAAGTTTATTCTAATGCTTTATTGATGGATATGTCAGTTGGTGGTGCTCGTTATATTTCAACTGGTAGAGGGTTTGCTACTGCTCGTATTCCATTTTCTATCTTGTACTCTAGATTTGCTAATTCTGCTATCTACATGGGTGCTAGATCAATGCTAATGTTATTCTTCGGTACTTGTTCTCACTGGCAAGCTCCATTATTATGGTTCTGGGCTTCcttatcttcattattgttCTCtccatttttattcaacCCACATCAATTCTCTTGGGAAGACTATTTCTTGGATTATAGAGATTATATTAGATGGTTATCCAGAGGTAATGGTAAATACCACAGAAACTCTTGGATTGGTTACGTTAGAATGTCCAGATCTCGTTCTACTGGTTTCAAGAAGAAGTTAACTGGTGATGATTCTGAAAAGAGTGCTGGTGATGCAAACAGAGCTCAGAGATggaatttaattatttctgACTTACTTCCATGTGCTGTTTATGCTGCCGGTTGTTTTGTTGCTTTCACCTTCATTAACGCTCAAACTGGTGTTCACACAACCGTCGATGATAGAGTTAATTCCGTTATTCGTTTGATTATCTGTACTTTGGCTCCAATTGCCGTTGATTTAGGTGTTTTATTCTTCTGCATGTGTATGGCTTGTTGTTCAGGTCCATTGTTCAATATGTGTTGTAAGAAGACTGCCTCTGTCATGGCTGGTTTTGCTCATGGTGTTGCAGTTGTTATCCATATTATTATGTTCATTGTTATGTGGGTTTTGGAAGGTTTCAACTGGAGTAGAATGTTATTGGGTTGTGTTGCTTCTATTCAATGTCAAAGGTTCATTTTCCAATGTATGTCTGTTTTCTTATTAACCAGAGAAATGAAGAATGATAGATCTAACACTGCTTTCTGGACTGGTAAATGGTATGGTAACAAAATGGGTTACATGGCATGGACTCAACCATCTAGAGAATTATGTGCAAAGGTTATTGAATTATCCGAATTTGCTGCCGATTTTGTCTTAGGTCATGTTATTATGTTTGTCCAATTCCCAATTGTTTGCATTCCAGGTATTGATAAATTCCATTCTATGATGTTATTCTGGTTGAAACCATCTAGACAAATTCGTCCACCAATTTACTCCTTGAAACAAACTCGTCTAAGAAAGAAGATGATTAAGAAATACATGGGATTATACTTTACCgttttcatcatctttttAGCTTGTATCATTGGTCCAGCTGTCGCTTCTAACAGAGTCTACAACATTGGTTCTTCCTTAACTGGTGTCTTCCACAACATTGTCCAACCAAGAAATGTAAGCAACAACGATACCGGGTATAGTATGTCTACTTATGCTAGTCACTACTACACACATACACCATCTCTAAAGACTTGGTCTACCATTAAATGA
- the IMO32 gene encoding Imo32p (similar to Saccharomyces cerevisiae YGR031W; ancestral locus Anc_4.172) — protein sequence MKAISTLLKQHPSVPLNYTILRNRSSFYHQAESNTPPIVILHGLFGNSKNNRTLGRKLHELMNTTVYLPDLRNHGETQHELPHTYEAMVTDVKRFIEEKIKKPSLVVGHSMGGKVALGTALTCPEWVRGVVSIDMGATTTNAVRELGKYSQGMLDLEGRKFNNRRELQQVMAEEVVPDPFVRGFLMNNLELDQKGVVRGKCDLAALHGAITDGTLADWPFTSPPYLATRVPTLLLLGTRSEYSRDADNVSQLTAKQFPNLQTNLIEGSHYINAEQPVTCAETISNWARAALEPLSPSLPQ from the coding sequence ATGAAAGCGATATCTACATTGCTAAAACAACACCCTAGTGTCCCCTTAAATTATACCATCTTGAGAAACAGATCGAGTTTCTACCATCAAGCAGAATCCAATACGCCTCCCATTGTCATCCTTCATGGTCTTTTTGGTAATTCGAAAAATAATCGTACTTTGGGACGTAAATTACATGAATTGATGAACACAACCGTATATTTACCTGATCTACGAAACCATGGCGAAACACAACACGAATTGCCTCATACCTATGAAGCTATGGTAACAGATGTAAAACGATTCATCGAGGAGAAGATTAAAAAACCTAGTCTTGTTGTAGGCCATTCAATGGGTGGCAAAGTCGCTCTGGGGACTGCACTCACGTGTCCCGAATGGGTCCGAGGTGTTGTTAGTATTGATATGGGTGCTACCACCACAAATGCTGTGCGAGAATTGGGTAAATATTCTCAAGGTATGCTTGATTTAGAAGGTCGGAAGTTTAATAACCGCCGTGAATTACAACAAGTAATGGCTGAAGAAGTTGTACCAGATCCCTTTGTACGAGGCTTTTTGATGAACAATTTAGAGCTGGATCAAAAAGGGGTGGTCCGCGGCAAATGTGATCTAGCTGCATTGCACGGCGCTATCACCGATGGCACATTGGCTGACTGGCCATTTACTTCACCACCATACTTGGCCACACGTGTCCCAACATTGCTTCTGTTGGGTACCCGCTCAGAGTACTCACGTGATGCAGACAATGTGTCTCAGCTCACGGCCAAACAATTCCCTAATTTGCAAACTAACCTTATAGAAGGGTCCCATTATATTAACGCAGAACAACCAGTGACATGCGCCGAGACGATCTCTAACTGGGCACGTGCTGCGCTAGAACCTTTGTCGCCTTCTTTGCCTCAGTAG
- the EMP24 gene encoding Emp24p (similar to Saccharomyces cerevisiae EMP24 (YGL200C); ancestral locus Anc_8.160) has translation MQLIKLLLTISFSLIVSSAHNVLLPPYGRRCFFETMSKGDEFAVSFQFGDRNPSSEHQLNGDFIVYGPNRNEVLKSLRGVSHGDVSLSIPYDGQFQYCFLNENSNVDSKDVTFNIHGTVFVDLNDPESDTLDSAIRHLNKLVHEVKDEQGYIVIRERTHRNTAESTNDRVKWWSIFQLGVVIANSVFQIYYLKRFFEVTSLV, from the coding sequence ATGCAACTTATTAAGTTATTATTgacaatttctttttcgtTAATTGTATCATCTGCCCATAACGTTTTATTACCACCATATGGTCGTAGATGCTTTTTTGAAACTATGTCAAAAGGTGATGAATTCGCTGTTTCATTCCAATTCGGTGATAGAAATCCTTCTTCTGAACATCAATTAAATGGTGATTTTATAGTTTATGGTCCAAACAGAAACGaagttttaaaatcattaagAGGTGTCTCTCATGGTGATGTTTCATTAAGCATTCCATATGATGGTCAATTCCAATATTGTTtcttaaatgaaaattcaaatgttgATTCTAAAGATGTCACCTTTAATATTCATGGTACTGTTTTTGTTGATTTAAACGATCCTGAAAGTGATACTTTAGATAGTGCCATTAgacatttaaataaattagtcCATGAAGTTAAAGATGAACAAGGTTATATTGTCATTAGAGAAAGAACTCACAGAAATACCGCCGAATCTACAAATGACCGTGTTAAATGGTGGTCTATTTTCCAATTGGGTGTCGTGATCGCCAATTCAGTTTTCCAAATCTATTACTTAAAGAGATTCTTCGAAGTCACCTCTTTAGTTTAA
- the TIM21 gene encoding Tim21p (similar to Saccharomyces cerevisiae TIM21 (YGR033C); ancestral locus Anc_4.175) — protein MSPRLLNSSKPYLFRNAIIRSSSVYTKPLNLANYSILNRTPLNIKNYSTFNQHARTKPKLTMATIKSKIKSYTIFTATSLLILSSVSLCCVVIYLLFKELFSPNGNTQLFNRSVNLLNKNDQIKKLLQCEKNEKLVAFGELILNNKWNMDRPISSIRRFNKIDGKWHILMKFHLKSNKKLGVVHLDAVESQEKKWYLFEVKPKITSLYIDIPGEKRFYLIKSPQSVEKINHAIRPKGILSILNWTPKKD, from the coding sequence ATGTCACCTCGACTTCTTAACTCGAGTAAGCCTTATTTGTTCCGCAATGCAATAATTAGGTCATCTTCTGTTTATACTAAACCTCTTAACTTGGCCAATTACTCAATTTTGAATCGTACACCCTTAAACATCAAGAATTACTCCACATTTAATCAACATGCCAGGACGAAACCAAAACTTACTATGGCCACCattaaatctaaaataaaatcataCACAATCTTTACTGCAACTTCCCTATTGATTCTATCATCGGTCTCTTTATGTTGTGTAGTCATATACTTACTGTTTAAAGAATTGTTTTCTCCCAATGGGAATACACAATTGTTTAATAGGTCTgtaaatttgttaaataaaaatgatcaaattaaaaaattattacaatgtgaaaaaaatgaaaaattagtaGCTTTTGGggaattaattttaaataataagtgGAATATGGATAGACCAATCTCTTCAATAAGGAggtttaataaaattgatggGAAATGGCATATCCTAATGAAATTccatttaaaatcaaacaAGAAATTGGGGGTGGTTCATTTAGATGCTGTGGAGTCTCAAGAGAAAAAATGGTACTTATTTGAAGTTAAACCAAAGATTACATCCTTGTATATAGATATCCCAGGTGaaaaaagattttatttgattaaatCACCACAATCAGTGGAAAAAATCAATCATGCCATTAGACCAAAAGGGATTTTAAGTATCTTAAATTGGACTCCTAAGAAAGATTAG